One window from the genome of Xenorhabdus bovienii SS-2004 encodes:
- the yfbR gene encoding 5'-deoxynucleotidase: MSHFFAQLSRLKLINRWPLMRNVRTENVSEHSLQVAFVAHALAVIKNRKFNGSLNAERIALLAMYHDASEVITGDLPTPIKYYNPQIAHEYKKIEKIAQHKLLTMLPSELQDDFRSILDDQLHTDEETAIVKQADALCAYLKCLEELSAGNAEFNQAKSRLEKTLAERHSEEMDYFLTVFVPGFSLSLDEISL; encoded by the coding sequence ATGAGTCATTTTTTCGCCCAGTTATCTCGCCTGAAGTTGATCAATCGCTGGCCTCTCATGCGAAATGTACGTACAGAAAATGTTTCAGAGCACAGTTTGCAAGTCGCTTTTGTCGCCCACGCACTGGCGGTGATCAAAAACCGTAAATTCAACGGCAGTCTTAATGCCGAACGGATCGCCCTGCTGGCCATGTACCATGATGCCAGCGAAGTCATCACCGGAGATCTGCCCACCCCAATTAAATATTACAATCCCCAAATTGCCCACGAATACAAAAAAATAGAAAAAATCGCCCAACATAAATTATTGACTATGCTGCCTTCTGAATTACAGGATGATTTTCGCTCTATTTTGGATGATCAGCTTCACACGGACGAAGAAACTGCCATTGTCAAACAGGCCGATGCGTTATGTGCTTATTTGAAATGTCTGGAGGAGCTATCGGCTGGCAACGCTGAATTCAATCAGGCCAAATCACGATTGGAAAAAACATTGGCCGAACGCCACAGTGAAGAGATGGATTACTTTCTGACAGTGTTTGTGCCAGGTTTCAGTCTTTCGCTTGATGAAATCAGCCTGTAA